The following are encoded in a window of Solidesulfovibrio magneticus RS-1 genomic DNA:
- the phoU gene encoding phosphate signaling complex protein PhoU, translating into MESRAHFHAELDALKGRVIALSVLVETARQGAVAAYRQNDQTLARQIIEGDKAINQQACDIDEACLKLLALEQPVALDLRRIVGYARAVINLERLGDEAVNIAEGALVGAGLPGDCDGALMELSDHVAGMLALASRSFVEDDVDAAMDVCRLDERARELAVAAMRCITEALSRCQAAPEDGVRAILACRSFERMAGHAANLGEILVFIVKGVILSQKCQPR; encoded by the coding sequence ATGGAAAGCAGAGCCCATTTTCACGCCGAACTCGATGCCCTCAAGGGCCGTGTCATCGCCCTTTCCGTGCTGGTCGAAACGGCCCGCCAGGGCGCGGTGGCCGCCTATCGCCAAAACGACCAGACCTTGGCCCGCCAGATCATCGAAGGCGACAAGGCCATCAACCAGCAGGCCTGCGACATCGACGAGGCCTGCCTCAAGCTGTTGGCCCTGGAGCAGCCGGTCGCCCTGGACTTGCGCCGCATCGTCGGCTACGCCCGGGCCGTCATCAACCTCGAACGCCTGGGCGATGAAGCCGTCAACATCGCCGAGGGCGCGTTGGTCGGGGCCGGGCTTCCGGGCGACTGCGACGGCGCGCTCATGGAGCTTTCCGACCATGTGGCCGGCATGTTGGCCCTGGCCTCGCGGTCCTTTGTCGAGGATGACGTGGACGCGGCCATGGACGTCTGCCGTCTGGACGAGCGGGCCAGGGAACTGGCCGTGGCCGCCATGCGCTGCATCACCGAGGCGCTTTCGCGCTGCCAGGCCGCGCCCGAGGACGGGGTGCGGGCCATTCTCGCCTGCCGCAGTTTCGAGCGTATGGCCGGACACGCCGCCAACCTCGGCGAGATCCTGGTCTTTATCGTCAAGGGCGTCATCCTGAGCCAGAAATGCCAGCCCCGCTAG
- a CDS encoding methyltransferase domain-containing protein, translated as MRNIVHLSEALPVNMTDYWHDIASLEHFWVRRRLEVFRALAGQTARDMGPAADIGCGRGLLQSQLEREYGLAVDGFDLDENALAHNLSTSSGLYVYNIHDRLPELAGKYKTIFLFDVLEHVADELGFLESALHHLRPGGLLYVNLPAYQHLFSAYDTMAGHLRRYTLAQAEDLGRRAGLRLVRSTYWGAPYYPLLVVRKFLLRLKKTESDIVATGFDAKSDRLNTALGYLGRLEPLPQRLFGTSVMLAWQKTR; from the coding sequence ATGCGAAACATTGTCCATCTGTCCGAGGCGTTGCCCGTCAATATGACCGATTATTGGCATGACATCGCCAGCCTGGAGCATTTCTGGGTACGTCGTCGCCTGGAGGTCTTTCGCGCCCTGGCCGGCCAAACGGCCCGGGACATGGGACCGGCGGCCGACATCGGCTGCGGCCGTGGGCTTTTGCAAAGCCAGTTGGAACGGGAATACGGTCTGGCCGTGGACGGCTTTGATCTCGACGAAAACGCCTTGGCCCACAACCTGAGCACGTCAAGCGGCCTATACGTCTACAATATCCACGACCGTTTGCCCGAGCTGGCGGGGAAGTACAAAACGATCTTCCTGTTTGACGTGCTGGAGCATGTTGCGGATGAACTGGGCTTTTTAGAGTCCGCCTTGCATCATCTGCGGCCCGGCGGCCTGCTCTACGTCAACCTGCCGGCTTACCAGCATCTCTTTTCCGCCTACGACACCATGGCCGGCCATTTGCGGCGCTATACCCTGGCCCAGGCCGAGGATCTTGGCCGCAGGGCCGGCCTGCGGCTGGTCAGGTCAACCTATTGGGGCGCGCCGTATTATCCGCTGCTGGTCGTGCGCAAGTTTCTGCTGCGGCTCAAAAAAACGGAAAGCGACATTGTCGCCACGGGGTTTGACGCCAAAAGCGATAGGCTCAACACGGCCCTTGGCTACCTCGGTCGGCTGGAGCCGCTGCCCCAACGCCTGTTTGGCACCTCCGTCATGCTGGCCTGGCAAAAGACGCGGTAA
- a CDS encoding glycosyltransferase family 2 protein: MDTVEFSLVVPCYNEEDVLPHFQAEVIPALDAALGADWEIVFVDDGSLDRSRQLIVGLHLHDPRIKGVFLSRNFGHQAAVDTGLSHAKGRFIGVMDCDLQDPVQVLLNMYAKCKSGVDVCYGVRARRESPWLLKFFYSFFYLIMHKVATHDWPRDAGDFCVVSRKALDAVLALPENSRMFRGLRSWVGFRQLGLPYDRPNRRSGKSKYNLRKLIDLALLGFVGFTDFPLRFIGVFGFAVGLFACLLMFFVVLNRFFPQFSLFGYWVGVSPVATTILVIFLFFMSIIFVFLGVIGEYIRVLLQEVKGRPFAVVDTTVGDVARPEAPVRIKRRE, from the coding sequence ATGGATACGGTCGAGTTTTCCCTTGTCGTGCCCTGCTATAACGAAGAAGATGTATTGCCGCATTTTCAAGCGGAAGTTATTCCGGCTCTTGATGCGGCCTTAGGAGCCGACTGGGAGATCGTTTTTGTAGACGACGGCAGCCTGGATCGTTCACGCCAGCTCATTGTCGGTTTGCATTTGCACGATCCGCGCATAAAAGGCGTGTTTCTCAGCCGTAATTTTGGTCACCAGGCAGCGGTCGATACAGGCCTTAGTCATGCCAAGGGACGTTTCATCGGCGTGATGGATTGCGATCTGCAAGACCCTGTTCAGGTCTTGTTGAACATGTACGCCAAATGCAAATCCGGGGTGGATGTCTGCTACGGCGTGCGGGCCAGACGCGAATCCCCCTGGCTGCTCAAGTTTTTTTACTCGTTTTTTTACTTGATCATGCACAAGGTAGCCACCCACGACTGGCCCCGCGACGCCGGCGACTTCTGCGTTGTCTCACGCAAGGCCCTTGATGCGGTTCTCGCCTTGCCGGAAAACTCCCGGATGTTTCGTGGGCTGCGTTCCTGGGTCGGCTTTAGACAGCTGGGGTTGCCCTACGACCGGCCCAATCGTCGCTCGGGAAAAAGTAAATACAACCTCCGCAAACTCATTGATCTGGCGCTACTCGGCTTCGTCGGCTTCACCGATTTTCCCCTGCGCTTCATTGGCGTTTTTGGTTTTGCCGTGGGCCTGTTTGCCTGCCTGCTCATGTTCTTCGTGGTGCTCAACCGATTTTTTCCCCAGTTTTCCCTGTTCGGCTACTGGGTCGGCGTCAGTCCCGTGGCGACGACAATTCTGGTTATCTTCTTGTTTTTTATGAGTATTATTTTCGTTTTCCTGGGCGTCATCGGCGAATACATCCGAGTGCTGCTACAGGAGGTAAAGGGTCGTCCCTTTGCCGTTGTCGATACGACGGTGGGCGATGTCGCCAGGCCGGAAGCGCCGGTCAGAATCAAGCGAAGGGAGTAA
- a CDS encoding GGDEF domain-containing protein, which yields MEWNNDHPPYVKGALRSRPGPLGSGPDDGPGLCDGLLAADGEMGLVTAAIADFASLLPEIDLETGCEILRLLAEGVREGFARHFPGCRALRFQETGVASQTCVFAQGPGCREPGAVLGFFAAFRAALAGPLSERLTRLAGRRLVVEVGYARLDAAAGAGPRQLLRALCQAQCLGKHGFDDERRRLHQAFERLIAARECDVRYQPLVDLAGGGVLGWEASLRGEADGPFAAVGQLWAFAATCGEEAGLDRLFRELALSRLGLLGDRQKLFLPIRHASLDDPAFAAPRLAADLERLGLSPADVVLCVSEKNVLGDLSCLFERLEPHRAAGFALAADDVGGGASNLLLLSRARPDWIKTCPGLAEAVEANPFKRVMLETLALLSEKIGARLAVAGIASELALSTVASMGVHAALGPHFGQPACPKLEQVAELPPKANFDILGGGGWQSSAPIGNLAEACLTVAEDTTVDEVRGLLADRPPMTNVVVAAAGRPVGILMNYHLDRRLSSRYGNSLFGHKSVTRIMNPKPLVAEAAQAVEAVARQAMNRDPAMVYDDIVVVDGTGLLVGTVSVQKMLDSLAQVQVELAKGLNPLSGLPGNMAIELEVGRRAKLGGPASCVYVDLDNFKVYNDAYGFSNGDKVILLTARVLAEALRGRPDCFLGHVGGDDFVCITPREEAEGLCQRAIEAFAGAIGDHYSPEDRRRGAIAGKSRDGAPGMFPLVSLSMGIVDCAFEIPFSAEEFSQRVAEVKKFAKTRAGNSYVRDRRAPLGARV from the coding sequence ATGGAATGGAACAATGACCATCCGCCCTACGTCAAAGGGGCGTTGCGCTCCCGTCCGGGACCTTTGGGGTCCGGTCCGGACGACGGGCCGGGCCTGTGCGACGGCCTTTTGGCCGCTGACGGGGAAATGGGCCTGGTGACGGCGGCCATCGCCGATTTCGCCAGCCTTCTGCCCGAGATTGATCTGGAAACCGGTTGCGAGATTTTGCGCCTGTTGGCCGAGGGTGTGCGGGAAGGCTTTGCCCGCCATTTTCCAGGCTGCCGGGCGCTGCGGTTTCAGGAAACCGGGGTCGCCTCCCAGACCTGTGTTTTTGCCCAGGGGCCAGGCTGCCGCGAGCCCGGCGCGGTTCTCGGGTTCTTCGCCGCCTTCCGGGCCGCCCTGGCCGGGCCGTTGTCCGAGCGTCTCACGCGCCTGGCCGGCCGCCGGTTGGTCGTGGAGGTCGGCTACGCCCGCCTGGACGCCGCCGCCGGAGCCGGGCCGCGCCAGCTGTTGCGGGCCTTGTGCCAGGCCCAGTGCCTGGGCAAGCACGGCTTTGACGACGAACGGCGCCGTCTGCACCAGGCCTTTGAGCGCCTCATTGCCGCCCGGGAATGCGACGTGCGCTACCAGCCCCTGGTCGATCTGGCCGGCGGCGGGGTGCTGGGCTGGGAAGCCTCGCTTCGGGGCGAAGCCGACGGCCCTTTCGCCGCCGTCGGCCAGCTCTGGGCCTTTGCCGCCACCTGCGGCGAGGAAGCGGGGCTGGACCGGCTTTTCCGGGAACTGGCCCTGTCCCGCCTGGGGCTGCTTGGCGACCGTCAAAAGCTCTTTTTGCCCATCCGCCATGCCAGCCTCGACGATCCGGCTTTTGCCGCGCCCAGGCTCGCCGCCGATTTGGAGCGCCTGGGCCTGTCCCCGGCCGACGTGGTGCTGTGCGTTTCCGAGAAAAACGTCCTGGGCGACCTGTCCTGCCTGTTTGAACGCCTGGAACCCCACCGGGCCGCCGGGTTTGCCCTGGCCGCCGACGACGTGGGCGGCGGGGCGTCCAACCTGCTGCTGCTTTCCCGGGCCCGGCCCGACTGGATCAAGACCTGTCCGGGCCTGGCCGAGGCCGTGGAAGCCAATCCCTTTAAGCGGGTGATGCTCGAAACCCTGGCGCTTTTGTCGGAAAAAATCGGCGCGCGTCTGGCCGTGGCCGGCATCGCCTCGGAACTGGCCCTGTCCACGGTGGCCTCCATGGGCGTTCATGCCGCCCTGGGGCCGCATTTCGGCCAGCCGGCCTGTCCCAAGCTGGAGCAGGTGGCCGAATTGCCGCCCAAGGCGAACTTCGACATCCTGGGCGGCGGCGGCTGGCAATCCTCGGCCCCCATTGGCAATCTGGCCGAGGCCTGCCTCACCGTGGCCGAGGACACTACCGTGGACGAGGTGCGCGGGCTCTTGGCCGACCGGCCGCCCATGACCAACGTGGTGGTGGCCGCCGCCGGCCGGCCGGTGGGCATTCTCATGAACTACCATCTGGATCGCCGGCTCAGCTCCCGTTACGGCAATTCCCTTTTTGGCCACAAATCCGTCACCCGCATCATGAACCCCAAGCCCCTTGTCGCCGAGGCCGCCCAGGCCGTGGAAGCCGTGGCCCGGCAGGCCATGAACCGCGACCCGGCCATGGTCTATGACGATATCGTGGTGGTGGACGGGACCGGGCTTTTAGTCGGCACGGTCTCGGTGCAAAAGATGCTCGACTCCCTGGCCCAGGTGCAGGTGGAGCTGGCCAAGGGGCTTAATCCCTTGTCCGGCCTGCCCGGCAACATGGCCATCGAACTGGAAGTGGGGCGTCGGGCCAAGCTCGGCGGGCCGGCCAGCTGCGTCTACGTCGATCTCGACAATTTCAAGGTCTACAACGACGCTTACGGTTTTTCCAACGGCGACAAGGTGATTCTGCTCACGGCCAGGGTGCTGGCCGAAGCTCTGCGCGGCCGGCCGGACTGTTTTCTGGGCCACGTGGGGGGCGACGATTTCGTGTGCATCACCCCGCGAGAAGAGGCCGAAGGCCTGTGCCAGCGGGCCATCGAGGCCTTTGCCGGGGCCATCGGCGACCACTACAGCCCCGAAGACCGCCGACGCGGAGCCATCGCCGGCAAGTCCCGCGACGGCGCGCCCGGGATGTTCCCCCTGGTGTCGCTGTCCATGGGCATCGTGGACTGCGCTTTCGAGATACCTTTCAGCGCCGAGGAGTTCAGCCAGCGGGTGGCGGAAGTCAAGAAATTCGCCAAGACCCGGGCCGGCAACTCCTACGTGCGCGACCGCCGCGCTCCCCTTGGCGCGCGGGTTTGA
- a CDS encoding PocR ligand-binding domain-containing protein: MDSTRLRFEDLFHIEEIQRIQDAFAAASGVASLITDPQGRPLTRPSNFTTLCAKVIRGTPKGLANCIRSDVCLGQGTPGGPMVRRCLSGGLLDGGTAIHVGERHIANWLVGQVLDEEADLEAMAAYAREIGADEAAFRAALAEVPRMPLARFEKICQALHHFANHLSTLAVANFEQAWRIDELRQAQASIKARDRSFSEIIEFLPDPAFAVDRDGRVTFWNKALERLTGIAAADMLGKGDFAYGAAFYGQPTPLLLDYARGAVSMPDPRYQVADMAPGEIIAEVTLTAMPGGLRHVWAKAVALYDESGQVNGAIEAIRDVTDRERREAALRQSEAMFRGIVETAHEGVWVYDVNYDTTFVNKRMADMLGYASHELLGRNLTEFLPPESQQRAARQQQRRRDGFSDVFEQCIERRDGTMLWVLISASPLQDEHGNFAGSLGMFSDLSAVKAVEAELRAHRQRLEEEVEERTRELREQAMELAEANIRLSELDRLKSAFLSTVSHELRTPLTSILGFAKLIGREFGEHFSPLAGDNPALAARGKRIAHNLGVVYGEAERLTRLINDVLDLNRIESGNMQWRDQCIDPVAVLHQAVQSIEGLLAQRPEIRFRFLAHTSAPPLLMDPDQLVQVIANLLQNAVKFTERGEVVLEVRAEAEAVLMTVRDQGVGIPADQLESIFDRFHQVGRGDTIVSPTIKGTGLGLAICRQIVRHYGGRIWAESRLGEGSAFHVRLPMAAQCLETVCDPAL; encoded by the coding sequence GTGGATTCGACCCGGCTTCGTTTCGAGGATCTATTCCACATTGAGGAAATCCAGCGCATCCAGGACGCTTTTGCCGCTGCTTCGGGCGTGGCCTCGCTGATAACCGATCCCCAAGGCCGACCGCTGACCCGGCCGAGCAATTTCACCACCCTGTGCGCCAAAGTTATTCGTGGCACGCCCAAGGGCCTTGCCAACTGCATCCGGTCCGACGTCTGCCTGGGCCAGGGGACGCCTGGCGGCCCCATGGTGCGACGCTGCCTGAGCGGCGGCCTCCTCGACGGCGGCACGGCCATCCATGTTGGCGAACGCCACATCGCCAACTGGCTGGTAGGCCAGGTCCTGGACGAAGAGGCCGACCTCGAAGCCATGGCCGCCTATGCCCGCGAAATTGGGGCCGATGAGGCGGCCTTCCGGGCCGCCCTGGCCGAGGTGCCGCGTATGCCCCTGGCCCGGTTTGAAAAAATCTGCCAGGCCCTGCACCACTTCGCCAACCACCTCTCGACCCTGGCCGTGGCCAATTTCGAGCAGGCCTGGCGCATTGACGAACTGCGCCAAGCTCAGGCCAGCATCAAGGCCCGGGATCGCAGCTTCTCGGAAATCATCGAGTTTCTGCCAGACCCCGCCTTTGCCGTGGACCGGGACGGCCGGGTCACCTTCTGGAACAAGGCCTTGGAGCGCTTGACCGGCATCGCCGCCGCCGACATGCTCGGCAAGGGTGATTTTGCCTACGGCGCGGCATTTTACGGCCAGCCCACCCCGCTGCTTCTGGACTATGCCCGGGGGGCCGTTTCAATGCCCGACCCGCGCTATCAGGTCGCCGACATGGCTCCTGGCGAAATCATCGCCGAGGTCACCCTGACCGCCATGCCCGGTGGCCTGCGCCATGTCTGGGCCAAGGCCGTAGCCCTCTACGACGAGTCCGGCCAAGTCAACGGGGCCATCGAAGCCATCCGCGACGTCACCGACCGGGAGCGGCGCGAAGCGGCGTTGCGCCAGAGCGAGGCCATGTTCCGGGGCATCGTGGAAACCGCCCACGAGGGGGTGTGGGTCTACGACGTGAACTACGACACCACCTTCGTCAACAAACGCATGGCCGACATGCTGGGGTATGCGTCCCACGAGCTGTTGGGCCGCAATCTGACCGAGTTCCTGCCGCCGGAAAGCCAGCAGCGGGCCGCCCGGCAACAGCAACGTCGCCGGGACGGCTTCAGCGACGTGTTCGAGCAGTGCATCGAGCGCCGCGACGGCACGATGCTCTGGGTGCTCATCTCCGCCAGCCCCTTGCAGGACGAACACGGAAACTTCGCCGGATCCCTCGGGATGTTCTCGGATTTGAGCGCGGTCAAGGCCGTTGAGGCGGAACTGCGAGCCCATCGACAGCGCCTGGAAGAGGAGGTGGAAGAACGCACCCGGGAACTGCGCGAACAGGCCATGGAATTGGCCGAGGCCAACATCCGCTTGAGTGAACTCGACCGACTCAAATCGGCCTTTCTCTCCACCGTCTCCCATGAACTGCGCACGCCGCTGACTTCGATCCTGGGCTTTGCCAAGCTCATCGGTCGGGAATTTGGCGAGCATTTCAGCCCGTTGGCCGGAGACAACCCCGCGTTGGCCGCCCGGGGCAAGCGCATCGCCCACAATCTCGGCGTGGTCTACGGCGAGGCCGAACGCCTCACGCGCCTGATTAACGACGTCCTTGACCTCAACCGCATCGAATCCGGCAATATGCAGTGGCGCGATCAGTGCATCGATCCTGTGGCGGTGCTGCACCAGGCCGTGCAGTCCATTGAAGGGCTGCTGGCCCAGCGCCCGGAAATCCGCTTCCGTTTCCTCGCCCACACCTCGGCCCCGCCGCTCCTCATGGACCCTGACCAACTCGTGCAGGTCATCGCCAACCTGTTGCAAAACGCCGTCAAATTCACCGAACGGGGCGAGGTCGTCCTGGAGGTGCGGGCCGAAGCCGAGGCTGTACTCATGACTGTGCGCGACCAGGGCGTGGGCATTCCGGCCGATCAGCTCGAATCCATTTTCGACCGGTTCCATCAGGTGGGGCGCGGTGACACCATCGTCAGCCCGACCATCAAAGGCACAGGCCTGGGTCTGGCCATCTGCCGCCAGATCGTGCGCCATTACGGCGGCCGCATCTGGGCCGAGTCGCGCCTCGGCGAAGGCAGCGCCTTTCATGTGCGCCTGCCCATGGCCGCGCAGTGTCTGGAAACGGTCTGCGACCCGGCGTTATAA
- a CDS encoding glycosyltransferase, producing the protein MKIDLHVHSKFSTRPSQWVLQKLNCPESFTEPMRIYEEARRKGMGLVTISDHNRIEGVLSIAHLPGTFVSEEVTSYFPDDRCKVHVLVFDITEAMHREMQRLRENIHELVDYLRQEGIHHAVAHPLFGVNDRMTVANFEKLLLLFRNFEINGARDAWQNDCLRDIIPNLDADTIWRLADKHGIDPGYAQPWRKNLIGGSDDHSALTIASTYTEVEGAENLAEFLDGLENGASVARGASSTPRTMARNLYSIAYQYYKHRFGIDRFLDKDVTLKVVDRFLEPGEQEAVGLAFRLKSRLARGLTRRRKSASTPLRELIRSETESLIHSDPALMEFARAGVLGNDSLENGWFSFVNRATNRVAAHFAGSLLDHVSGANVFDIFGALGSAGALYTMLAPYFLAYSIFTKDRQFSSQARLALTGQNGKDAAVRVAHFTDTFHEINGVSGTLRQQAELAIKTGKSLSIYTCDHGPRVFEPGVQQFTPIGVYSLAEYPDQKLYYPPLLEMLHSVYAGNFTRIHSATPGPIGLAALCIAKTLRLPIYGTYHTALPQYAQILTGDEAMEDLTWKCIIWYYNQMDLVYVPSRETGRELAEKGLDPAKLRLFPRGVDVVRFDPAKRDEDLAARFGLGHGPRLLYAGRVSREKDLHLLAAAFRRLVGQHPEATLCIVGDGPYLDELRAQLASTPTVFTGYREGEELAGLFAACDLFVFPSATDTFGNVVLEAQASGLPIIVTNQGGPMENIVPGETGVVVPAGDAEALYAAMAGLIADPELMRAMGRAGRDYAEKRTIDQAFEDYWKMYEDAPGAPTPSVPLEPALAKAMQRLVHAA; encoded by the coding sequence ATGAAAATCGACCTGCACGTGCACTCCAAATTCTCCACCCGCCCGTCCCAGTGGGTGCTGCAAAAGCTCAACTGTCCCGAGAGCTTCACCGAACCGATGCGTATCTACGAGGAAGCCCGGCGCAAGGGCATGGGGCTTGTAACCATCTCCGATCACAACCGCATCGAAGGGGTGCTATCCATCGCCCATCTGCCCGGAACCTTCGTCAGCGAGGAAGTGACGTCCTATTTCCCCGACGACCGCTGCAAGGTCCATGTGCTGGTCTTTGACATCACCGAGGCCATGCACCGGGAGATGCAGCGCCTGCGCGAAAACATCCACGAGCTGGTCGATTACCTGCGCCAGGAAGGCATCCACCACGCCGTGGCCCACCCGCTTTTCGGGGTCAACGACCGCATGACCGTGGCCAATTTTGAAAAGCTCCTGCTGCTGTTCCGCAATTTCGAGATCAACGGCGCGCGCGACGCCTGGCAAAACGACTGCCTGCGCGACATCATCCCTAACCTCGACGCCGACACCATCTGGCGGCTGGCCGACAAGCACGGCATCGACCCCGGCTATGCCCAGCCATGGCGCAAGAACCTGATCGGCGGTTCCGACGACCACAGTGCGCTCACCATCGCCTCCACCTACACCGAGGTGGAGGGCGCCGAAAACCTGGCCGAATTCCTCGACGGCCTGGAAAACGGGGCCTCTGTCGCCCGGGGAGCGTCGAGCACGCCGCGCACCATGGCCCGCAACCTCTACAGCATCGCCTACCAGTATTATAAACACCGCTTCGGTATCGATCGGTTCCTGGACAAGGACGTGACCCTCAAGGTCGTGGACCGGTTCCTGGAACCTGGCGAACAGGAGGCCGTGGGGTTGGCCTTTCGCCTCAAAAGCCGGCTGGCCCGGGGACTGACCCGCCGCCGCAAGAGCGCCAGCACCCCGCTTCGGGAACTGATCCGCTCCGAGACGGAATCGCTTATCCACTCCGACCCGGCGCTCATGGAATTCGCCAGGGCCGGCGTCCTTGGCAACGACAGCCTGGAAAACGGCTGGTTCTCCTTCGTCAACCGGGCCACCAACCGGGTGGCCGCCCATTTCGCCGGCTCGCTGCTCGATCACGTCAGCGGAGCCAACGTCTTCGACATCTTCGGGGCCCTGGGCTCGGCCGGGGCGCTCTACACCATGCTCGCCCCATACTTCCTGGCCTACTCCATCTTCACCAAGGACCGCCAGTTCAGCAGCCAGGCCAGGCTGGCGCTCACCGGACAAAACGGCAAGGACGCCGCCGTGCGCGTGGCCCACTTCACCGACACCTTCCACGAAATAAACGGCGTGTCCGGCACCCTGCGCCAGCAGGCCGAGCTGGCCATCAAAACCGGAAAATCCTTAAGCATCTACACCTGCGACCACGGCCCGCGCGTTTTCGAGCCGGGCGTGCAGCAGTTCACGCCCATCGGCGTCTACAGCCTGGCCGAGTACCCCGACCAGAAGCTCTACTACCCGCCCCTGCTGGAGATGCTCCACTCCGTCTACGCCGGCAACTTCACCCGCATCCACTCGGCCACCCCCGGCCCCATCGGCCTGGCCGCCCTGTGCATCGCCAAGACGCTGCGCCTGCCCATCTACGGCACCTACCACACGGCCCTGCCCCAATACGCCCAGATTCTCACCGGCGACGAGGCCATGGAAGACCTCACCTGGAAGTGCATCATCTGGTATTACAATCAGATGGACCTGGTGTACGTGCCCTCCAGGGAAACCGGCCGGGAGCTGGCCGAAAAGGGGCTGGACCCGGCCAAGCTGCGGCTTTTCCCGCGCGGCGTGGACGTGGTCCGCTTCGATCCGGCCAAGCGCGACGAGGATCTCGCGGCGCGTTTTGGCCTGGGCCACGGCCCGCGCCTGCTCTACGCCGGCCGGGTGTCCCGGGAAAAGGACCTGCATCTGCTGGCCGCGGCCTTCCGCCGCCTCGTGGGCCAGCACCCCGAGGCCACGCTGTGTATCGTGGGCGACGGCCCCTATCTCGACGAACTGCGCGCGCAGCTTGCCAGCACGCCCACGGTCTTCACCGGCTACCGTGAGGGCGAGGAGCTAGCCGGGCTTTTCGCCGCCTGCGACCTGTTCGTCTTTCCCAGCGCCACCGACACTTTCGGCAACGTGGTCCTGGAAGCCCAGGCCTCGGGCCTGCCGATCATCGTCACCAACCAGGGCGGCCCCATGGAAAACATCGTGCCCGGCGAAACCGGCGTGGTGGTTCCGGCCGGCGACGCCGAGGCGCTCTATGCGGCCATGGCCGGCTTGATCGCCGATCCCGAACTCATGCGGGCCATGGGCCGGGCCGGCCGGGACTACGCCGAAAAGCGCACCATCGACCAGGCATTTGAGGACTATTGGAAAATGTACGAGGACGCGCCGGGCGCGCCGACGCCCAGCGTCCCCCTGGAGCCGGCCCTGGCCAAGGCCATGCAACGCCTGGTGCACGCCGCCTGA
- the pstB gene encoding phosphate ABC transporter ATP-binding protein PstB codes for MQHSVKMAAVDLDFYYGRFKALESINLEIPERRVTALIGPSGCGKSTFLRCLNRMNDLIAGTRTEGAVLLDGVKVNVPSLDVVELRRKVGMVFQKPNPFPKTIFENVAYGLRVGGVTDRNYISSQVEKSLVAAGLFTEVKDRLHDSALGLSGGQQQRLCIARAVALEPEVLLMDEPASALDPIATQKIEELIAELKRNYTIAIVTHSMQQAARVSDLTAFFYMGKLVEVGPTEAIFTRPANQQTEDYVTGRFG; via the coding sequence ATGCAACACAGCGTCAAAATGGCCGCGGTGGACCTCGACTTCTACTACGGTCGGTTCAAGGCTCTTGAGAGCATCAATCTGGAAATCCCCGAGCGCCGGGTCACAGCGCTCATTGGCCCGTCCGGCTGCGGCAAATCGACCTTTTTGCGGTGCCTCAATCGCATGAACGACCTCATCGCCGGCACGCGCACCGAAGGCGCGGTGCTCCTCGACGGGGTCAAGGTCAATGTGCCCAGCCTCGACGTGGTGGAGCTGCGGCGCAAGGTGGGCATGGTCTTTCAAAAGCCCAACCCCTTCCCCAAGACCATTTTCGAGAATGTGGCTTATGGCCTTCGCGTCGGCGGCGTGACCGATCGCAACTACATTTCGAGCCAGGTGGAAAAGAGCCTGGTCGCGGCCGGGCTTTTCACCGAAGTCAAGGACCGGCTTCATGATTCGGCCCTGGGCCTTTCCGGCGGCCAGCAGCAGCGGTTGTGCATTGCCCGGGCCGTGGCCCTGGAGCCGGAAGTGCTGCTCATGGACGAGCCGGCCTCGGCCTTGGACCCCATTGCCACCCAGAAGATCGAGGAGCTCATTGCCGAGCTCAAGCGCAACTACACCATCGCCATCGTCACCCACAGCATGCAGCAGGCGGCTCGGGTCTCGGACCTCACCGCCTTTTTCTACATGGGCAAGCTCGTGGAAGTCGGCCCTACCGAAGCCATTTTCACCCGTCCGGCCAATCAGCAGACCGAAGACTACGTGACCGGCCGTTTCGGCTGA